A stretch of DNA from Candidatus Eisenbacteria bacterium:
CCCCGCGAGAACGCCCACCAGGGCGGCCGCGATCAGAAAGGGGGCGGCCGGGCCGGCGAAGGCTTCCGCCGCGAAACGAAGCATCCTCGCCCCGGTCTCCTCCGCCGATGCCGGCGCGGCGCCGAGGGCGATTGCCGCCGCCGCGGTCCAGCCGATCCGAATCCTCATCGCCTTCACTCTCCCTCTTTTCGTACTATTCGTGGCGCCCCCCCCTTGGGGGCGCGGCGCGCGCTTTCTCGTCGCTCCGTCCGGCCGGGACCGGCCCGATCCGGAGGGATGGGGGAGGTTCCCCTTCACTAAGAATCGGCCGGAAGCCCCGCCGGCTAAACGGTCCCTTCCGGGGGTCCCCTCCCGGGCATTTCCCCGCGCGCGGGAAGCCCGGCGACGGGTACGCCTCCCCATCGCCGTTGACAGGCGCCCCTCCCCCCCCTAACCTGAGTTCACACCCACGGGAGGAACGACATGGAGACGGACGCCGGCCGCGAGCAGGAGAAAGGGGCGGAAGAGCCCGAAGAGGAAGAGGAGCAGGAATCGATTCTCGCGCGGGTCGCCGTCGACCTCCGCCGAAACCTCCTCTCCCGCCGCTTCGGATCGATCGTGCCGTGGAAATCGGAGGTGACCCGCCTCCTGGAGACCCTCCAAAAGCGGTCGAGCCACAACGTGCTCCTCCACGGTCCGGTCGGCGTGGGGAAAAGGACCATGGTGCTCCGCCTCGCGGAGAGGATCGAAAGCGGCCGCGTCCCGCCGCGCCTGAAGAACAAACGGATCCTGGAGATCACGCTCCCCAACATCCTCCCCCTCATTCAGGACGCGGGGGATTTCGAACGCGTCCTTTTCCTCGCCGTCAAGGAGGCGCTGGAATCCGAGGACGTCGTTCTCTACTTCAACGACCTGGAGAACTTCCTGGTCGCCGCCGAGAGCGGCTTGGGCGACGCGGCGACCCTTCTGGACGTGGCCACCCGCCAGCCCGAATTGCTCGTCGTCGCCTCCATCTCCGACTGGGGCTTCCAATCCGCCCTGAACGACCACCCATGGATCATCGCCAACATGGAGCCCATCGCGGTGCAGGAGCCCTCCCAGATGATGTCCCGCAAGATCCTGATGGTGGTGCGGGAAAAGCTGGAGCGCTTTCACGAAATCGAGATCACCAAGGGGGCGGTGGACAAGGCGATCGATCTGTCCAGTTATTACCTGAAGGATCGCGTGCTCCCCGGCAAGGCGCTGGAGATCCTGGACGAGGCGTGCGCCTCCGAGGTGGTTCGCGCCCAGTGCCGGGGCGGCCGCAAGGAGGCGAAGGCGGCCCAGGTGGACGCGGAGGCGATCTCGCGCGTGGTGAGCCGCAAGCTGGGGATCCCGGTCGCCAAGCTGCACGACCGCTCCGGCAGCAAGCTCCTCCACCTCGAGGAGAACCTGAAGGCGCACATCAAAGGGCAGGACGGGGTCGTGCGCCGGGTCGCCCAGACGATCCGCGTGAGCAAGCTGAACCTCTCCCCCCACCCCGAGCGCCCGGACGGTGCCTTCCTCTTCGTCGGCCCGAGCGGCGTCGGCAAGAATGAGCTGGCCCGCCGGCTCGCTCTGGAGCTGCTCGGGAGCGAGGAGCACTTCCTCTACCTCGACATGGCCCAGTACGCCGGGGAAGACTCCGCCCGCAAGCTGCTCGGCGCGTCCGGCGCGGAGGAGGAGCCGGGGATCCTGGCGAAAATGATGGACCGCCGTCCGAACGCGGTGTTCGTGGTGGACGGCATCGAGAAGGCGCACCCGCGGGTCGGTCCGATCCTTCTGCAAATCCTGAAAGAAGGTCGGATCACCGACGAGTCGGGGCGGCGCCTCAGCTTCGCCAACAGCACCGTGATCGTGATCGCCGCGTCGGAGAACGTCCTCGCCGACGAGAAGGAGAGGACCGTCGGATTCACCGAGCGGGGCGAAATGGAGAAGATCCTCCGCCAGCGCCGGGAGATCGAGACGGCCACCAAGGAGTATTTCGCCATCGACTTCCTGAACGCCTTCGACGAAGTGCTCTACTTCGACCCCCTCACCCCCGACTCGATCCGGGAGATCGCCGAGCTGGAAGTGAACGCCATCCGCGACCGGCTGGCGGAGAGAGGTGTGGAACTGAAACTGGGCGCGGAGGTGATGGAGCGGGTTTCTTCACGGGGATTCAGCTCGGCGACGGGCGCGCACCAACTCGCCCACTCGGTGCAGAGAATGGTGCTCCAGCCGGTGTCCGGGTTTCTGCTCAAGCATCCGGAGGCGAAACAGGTTTTTCTCGAGGCGGAGGAGGACGCGATCCTCGCCTGGCCGAAACCGAAGCCGAAGGGACGGCGCCGGGGCTGATCGCCGCGCTGGGAACTTCGCGCGTCATCCGGAGGAACGGTCCGTCTCGACCGCAGGATCCGCAGCTCGCCCCAGGAAGAGCACGGATCCGTACTCCCTCTCCCGAATCAGAAAGAGGAAGGGACGATCCGCCCGGAAGAGGACCGCCGGTCCGGGGGGCGCGCCCCTCTTGAGCGTCACCGCCGTTCCCGCCGCCGCCTCGGCCCCCCTCTCGTCCATCTCCAAAAAGGCGCGGTGGAGCACCCGATCGATCGAGAGCCCTCCCCGCGCCGAGATTCCGCTGAAATCCGCCCCCGGCGTGAACGCCCTCTCCATTCCCATCGCCCGGAGCGTTCCGGTGAGATCGAGCCCGAGGTCGAAGAGGAGACGCGGAAGGACGACTTCCACGCGCCTCTCTTCGAGGCGTTCGAAAAGGCGGTGGAGGAGATCGCCCTCCAGGCGTCCCTCCATCGACGGGAATCCATCCGGATCGACCGGCAGAAGGGCGACGAAGGAGAACGCCCCTCCCCGATAGGGGAGTTCCACGGCGCGTATCCCCTCCTCCTCGGCAAAGGGGTACTTCCCCGTCCGATGCATCATCGGGACGGAGACCGTCCGCCCGTCCCTTGTATGAAAGGGCGACTCGGCGGTCGCGCCGGCCGGAAAGGCGTTCTCCCACTCCCCGGTGAAGCGAACCGCGCTTGCCAATAGAAGGACCAGATCGGCGCCGATCCTCTCTTCCGGGACGAGGTTCCGGATCCGCCCGGCGGTCCCCTCCGCGAACCACTCGTCGATCCTCTCCGCAGCGGCGACCGGGTCGGCCGGATCGATCGTCAGTACGCCCGCGAGGTATTGCCGCGCCTGAAAAGCCTTGTACTCCTCCCGGATGGGGAAGCCCTCCGCGGCGATGATCCCGTTCACCTCCCCCCACTCCGCCCCCCCCTCTTCGGACCGGCCGCTTCGAGTCCCCTCTCGAAGTGTCGCGAACGCGGCGTGGATCGTCTTGGCGGGATGCTCGGGAAGGCGGAGCGTCCGGGCCATCTCATCGGCGGTCTCCCCCCTCGCCCCCGCCCAAGTCATGGAGAGGGCGGTCGAAACGCCGTGGGGGGAGAAGAAGAGATTCTCCGTGCTTTCTTCCGCCGCGAGAAGCCGGTAGAGGTCGAGGGCGAAGTCGGTGTTCCCGCGGGCGAGGTCGAGGACGGTTCCGCGAGAATCGACACTATCCGGATCGGGCGCCGGGGAATCCGCCCCTCCCAGCGGGTGGAACGCGCCCAGGAGGAGGATCGCCGCGGCCGCCGCCGTCCCACGCGGAACAAGAGACCAAACGAGTGGGGAAACCATGCCTGCCTCCTCGATGGGAATGAGTGCGGAGCGCCGCCGCGCCGCCTCTCTCATTCCATTACATTAGACACCTATCGGGAGAATAAAGTCGGGGTCTTTGGGGGTGCGCCCGCTTCTTCCGGGCGGGATCGATCGTTTCATGCGCTCTCCCTCGGGCGCCCGGGCGACGGGAATTATCGAAAAAATGGATGGGCCGCCTCTTTCGAAGCGGCCCATCAAGAGGGTCCCCCACCAATGTCGTGCCCGCAACTCGGAAACCCAGGGTAGTCTATCAGTTCCCTTCCGTGAAATTTGGTTCTGATGGAAGCGAGTTCACGAAGCAAAGTAGGGGACCATGCGTCACGCTCGCTCTCCTCTGCGCGGGCTTATTACTATCAAGCTTCGTGCCAATCCACACAAAGGAACCGGTCACCAATCGACGCCGAGACAGGTAGTTATGCCGCCCGATCTCTTATGTATTTCCTTTACAGTCTGATATGCTGCCAAACCTACACTTCCTGAAGCAAAGGCCGGTTCGAGTAGTTTCTCAATAAGGTCGCATTTTTGTCTTAATTGGCATGGAATTACATAGATTGGCTCATTTGTCATCACCATAGCCTCTATTTTGCGAGGAAGACATCATTTTGTGTTGTTATTTTGTGGGTTCTATCACTCCCCACGTTTTTTTTGCAGTTTTTTAACACGATACCACATGGCCCGTTCCGAGATACCCAGTAAGAGGGAAGCCCGTTTCTGTACCCCACCGGAACGCTGAAGTGCTTCAAGGACAAGATGTTCCTCCAGTCGATCCATGTTTCTTTTAAGATTCAGGTCCTCCCCGCGCTCTCCCTCTCCTCCGCTGTGGCCATCGCTCCAATCTCGAATCACGGGGGGGAGATCCTCCCATCGGAGCTCCTTGGCCTCGTCCGGACCGATCGCGAGAGCCCTTTCGATACAGTTCTCCAGTTGGCGGACATTCCCCGGCCAAGGGTAGCGTAGGAAATGCTCCAGCATTTCCCGGGGAACCCGGCGCCCCGGTTTGTTGAGTTCCCGGCTGTAGCGGGAGAGGAAGTGCTCCACCAGCAGGGGGACATCGCCCGTCCTCTCGCGGAGAGGGGGGAGCGTGACATTTACGACGTTCAGCCGATAGAAAAGGTCGCGGCGGAAACGGCCCCTATCGATCTCCTCCTGCAGGTCCCGGTTGGTGGCGGCCACGATCCGGACATCCACCCGGATCGTCTTCTCCCCCCCCACTCTCTCGAAGGCGCGTTCCTGGAGCGCCCGGAGCACTTTCGCCTGTGTGGCGTAGCTCATGTCCCCGACTTCGTCCAGAAAGAGGGTCCCGCCGTCGGCCCTCTCGAATCGCCCCACCCGTCTGTCCACGCCGGTGGCCACCCTTCTCTCGATCCCGAAGAGTTCGCTCTCCAGAAGGGACTCGGGGATGGCGGCGCAGTTCACCTTGATGAAAGGGGCGTCCTTCCGGGGGCCGTTGTAGTGGATCGCCCCGGCGACCAGTTCCTTGCCCGTGCCGCTCTCGCCGACGATCAGGACCGACGTGCGGACCTTGGCGAGGCGGCGAATCGTTTCATAGAGGTCCCGCATAGGGGGGGAATCGCCGACCAGTCTATCGAATCGATAGCGCCGCGCCACGGCGGTTCGCATGCGGTCCACCTCGGCGAGCTGCTGTTCCATTCGCGCCTCCAACACCGCTCGAGCCCCCTGCGTGACGAACATCTCCATCACCTGTACCGTCTCTTCCCCCGGCTGTGTCCCGTCGAAAGGCTCCTCCACGAGGAGATAGCCGATCGGACCGTTCGATTCGCCTCCGGCGAGGGGAATCACCAGGCGGTCCCCCTGCATCCAACGCCCCTCGGGGCGACGGCCCCCTTGGTCGGAAGGAAGGAAAAAGGAAGCGCCCACGCGGACCGCCCCGTCCGACGTCTCCCCGCCCAGGCGAAGCGGGAGAAAATGCCAGTCCTGCAGACGGGAGAGCTCCTCCGTCGTGTACCCCTCGGCGGTGGAGTGGAGGGGCCTCCCCTCCCGGTCGTGGAGGCGGACCACCGCCTTACGGAAAAGCTTCGCCTCGACCACCGTTTCCACGATCAGGCGGAGCTTTTCGTCGATCGATCCCAGCTCGTGAATCCGCCGGGTCACGTCGAAGAGACGTGCGATCTGGTCCCGCGCCTTCTGGAGCTGCGTGTCCCGCCGCTCCACCATCTCGGCGAGCCGGTTGGTGAACTCCAGGAGCCGCGACTCGAGTTGTTTCCTCTCGGTGATGTCCCGCCCGATGAAGTGGAGGAAGAACTCTCCCCCCTCCTCGTGGATCAGGTTGGAATGGACGTCGAACAAGTGATCGGCACCGTCCGCCCCCCTCAGCTCCAGATCGAACCGGATCCCTTCGCGGGAGCCGTGAACGAGGCGATCCCGGGTGCGGCGGAAATCGTTGAAGGGTTCCTCGTCGAGCAGGTCCCGCAAATGGGTGATCTCGTCCGCTCCTTCCGCGAGGCCGAAGAAGTCGCGGACCGCGGGGTTGATCCGGATCACCCGGAAATCGGGATCGCAGAGGATGTGGAGATCCGGCGAGCCGTCCAACAGATTCCGGTAGAGACGCTCCCCTTGGCGGGAGCGCAGAAGCAGCTCCGCGTTGTCCAGGGCGACGCCCAGCTGGTGCGCCACCGCGGAGGCGGCGTTGATGTGACTCTCGCGGAAGGCGCGCTCTTCGCCGGATGCGACGGCGAGCACGCCGAGAACTCGCCCGCGCGCGCGGATCGGCGCGCAGAGGAAGCTGCGTATTCCCTCCTCGCACAGGACCGTCGTGGACATGCGGGGATCGCGGCAGGTGTCCTCCACCAGAGCGCGGTTCCCGCTCTCCGCGACCCGTCCGATCACTCCCTGGCCGACGGGGATCGTTTGGAAGGTGCGGGCCATACGGCCGGTGTCGCCGCGGTGAGCGCGGAGATGGAGCGTGCGCCGCTCCTCGTCGAGGGTATAGACGGCTCCCCGCTCGAAACCGATGAACCGGAGCGCCCTTTCCAACACCTGGGGAAGGGCATGGTCCACCGACTCCGCCCGGGTCACGATTTCGAAGATTTCCTCGAGAAGGCCGGCGTCCCATTGCATGGACCGATCTCCCTCGCGGCGGGGTTTTCATCATACTCCTTCCGGAGGAATCCCCGCAAGGCGCCCGGACCGTCCTTGCCCCGGCGGGCCGGGATCGTCTATGCTCGCCGGGACATTCGCCGCCGCGAACGCGGAACGGAAAGGCCATGGCACGCGACCGAACGGCACCGATCCTCTTCTTCACTCTTCTCGCGCTCTACCTGGCGGTCGCCGGAGGTAGGCTCTACGTCAACGATGCATATGTCAAGCTGGCGGTCGCGCGCTCCCTGACCGACCGGTGCGCCCTGGACGTCCCCCCCCACGGCAAGCTGACCGTCTTCTCCCCGGCGGACGGCAAGACGTACGCCAAGTTCGGCATCCTCCACTCCCTTCTCTGGACCCCCGCCACCTTCCTCGGAGGCGCCCTGGTCCGGGCGGGCGCGATCCCCGAATCGCAACGCGTCCTTTTCGAGGGGACGCTGGCGAGTCTTCTCTCGCCGGTCGCCACCGCCCTCGCGGTTCTCCTCTTCTACTTCTGGGCGAGAGCGGTGTACGGGCGGAGGGAGGGAGCCCTCGCGGCAGCGCTCCTCCTCGGCCTCGCCACCTTTTTCTGGCCCTACGCCAAACGGAGCTGGACCGAAACGCCGCAGACCGCCTTTCTGGTCGGCGCGGCGCTCCTCCTCCATGCGCCGGGACGATCCGCGGGCCGGGGAAGGCTCTTCGCGGGAGGTCTTCTCCTCGGCGGCGCCACCGCCCTCAGGATCACAGGCGTCGTTCTCGTTCCCCTCTTCTCCCTTCTCCTCATCCCCTCCCCCTGGAACACGAAACGCTGGATCGAACGCTGCGCCGCCGCGCTCCTCGGTTTCCTCGCCGCCGTGATCCCCCTCGTGGTCGGGTTGAACTGGATCCGTTTCGGCGACCCGATCTCGCTCTTCGCCTGGCGGAGCGGCGGTTTCACCACCCCCTTCCTCACCGGCCTCGCCGGCCTTCTCGTGAGCCCCGGGGAGTCGATCTTTCTCTACGCGCCGGTCACGATCGCCGGCGCCGCCGCGCTCGTCCTCCATAGGCGTCGCGCGCCCCGCCTTCACCTCTTCTGCGGCGCCGTCGTCGTCGCCCTGATCCTTCTCTACGCGCCTTGGTGGTTCCACGCCTACACCTGGGGCCC
This window harbors:
- a CDS encoding sigma 54-interacting transcriptional regulator, giving the protein MQWDAGLLEEIFEIVTRAESVDHALPQVLERALRFIGFERGAVYTLDEERRTLHLRAHRGDTGRMARTFQTIPVGQGVIGRVAESGNRALVEDTCRDPRMSTTVLCEEGIRSFLCAPIRARGRVLGVLAVASGEERAFRESHINAASAVAHQLGVALDNAELLLRSRQGERLYRNLLDGSPDLHILCDPDFRVIRINPAVRDFFGLAEGADEITHLRDLLDEEPFNDFRRTRDRLVHGSREGIRFDLELRGADGADHLFDVHSNLIHEEGGEFFLHFIGRDITERKQLESRLLEFTNRLAEMVERRDTQLQKARDQIARLFDVTRRIHELGSIDEKLRLIVETVVEAKLFRKAVVRLHDREGRPLHSTAEGYTTEELSRLQDWHFLPLRLGGETSDGAVRVGASFFLPSDQGGRRPEGRWMQGDRLVIPLAGGESNGPIGYLLVEEPFDGTQPGEETVQVMEMFVTQGARAVLEARMEQQLAEVDRMRTAVARRYRFDRLVGDSPPMRDLYETIRRLAKVRTSVLIVGESGTGKELVAGAIHYNGPRKDAPFIKVNCAAIPESLLESELFGIERRVATGVDRRVGRFERADGGTLFLDEVGDMSYATQAKVLRALQERAFERVGGEKTIRVDVRIVAATNRDLQEEIDRGRFRRDLFYRLNVVNVTLPPLRERTGDVPLLVEHFLSRYSRELNKPGRRVPREMLEHFLRYPWPGNVRQLENCIERALAIGPDEAKELRWEDLPPVIRDWSDGHSGGEGERGEDLNLKRNMDRLEEHLVLEALQRSGGVQKRASLLLGISERAMWYRVKKLQKKRGE
- a CDS encoding ATP-dependent Clp protease ATP-binding subunit, with protein sequence METDAGREQEKGAEEPEEEEEQESILARVAVDLRRNLLSRRFGSIVPWKSEVTRLLETLQKRSSHNVLLHGPVGVGKRTMVLRLAERIESGRVPPRLKNKRILEITLPNILPLIQDAGDFERVLFLAVKEALESEDVVLYFNDLENFLVAAESGLGDAATLLDVATRQPELLVVASISDWGFQSALNDHPWIIANMEPIAVQEPSQMMSRKILMVVREKLERFHEIEITKGAVDKAIDLSSYYLKDRVLPGKALEILDEACASEVVRAQCRGGRKEAKAAQVDAEAISRVVSRKLGIPVAKLHDRSGSKLLHLEENLKAHIKGQDGVVRRVAQTIRVSKLNLSPHPERPDGAFLFVGPSGVGKNELARRLALELLGSEEHFLYLDMAQYAGEDSARKLLGASGAEEEPGILAKMMDRRPNAVFVVDGIEKAHPRVGPILLQILKEGRITDESGRRLSFANSTVIVIAASENVLADEKERTVGFTERGEMEKILRQRREIETATKEYFAIDFLNAFDEVLYFDPLTPDSIREIAELEVNAIRDRLAERGVELKLGAEVMERVSSRGFSSATGAHQLAHSVQRMVLQPVSGFLLKHPEAKQVFLEAEEDAILAWPKPKPKGRRRG
- a CDS encoding serpin family protein; translated protein: MVSPLVWSLVPRGTAAAAAILLLGAFHPLGGADSPAPDPDSVDSRGTVLDLARGNTDFALDLYRLLAAEESTENLFFSPHGVSTALSMTWAGARGETADEMARTLRLPEHPAKTIHAAFATLREGTRSGRSEEGGAEWGEVNGIIAAEGFPIREEYKAFQARQYLAGVLTIDPADPVAAAERIDEWFAEGTAGRIRNLVPEERIGADLVLLLASAVRFTGEWENAFPAGATAESPFHTRDGRTVSVPMMHRTGKYPFAEEEGIRAVELPYRGGAFSFVALLPVDPDGFPSMEGRLEGDLLHRLFERLEERRVEVVLPRLLFDLGLDLTGTLRAMGMERAFTPGADFSGISARGGLSIDRVLHRAFLEMDERGAEAAAGTAVTLKRGAPPGPAVLFRADRPFLFLIREREYGSVLFLGRAADPAVETDRSSG
- a CDS encoding glycosyltransferase family 39 protein — translated: MARDRTAPILFFTLLALYLAVAGGRLYVNDAYVKLAVARSLTDRCALDVPPHGKLTVFSPADGKTYAKFGILHSLLWTPATFLGGALVRAGAIPESQRVLFEGTLASLLSPVATALAVLLFYFWARAVYGRREGALAAALLLGLATFFWPYAKRSWTETPQTAFLVGAALLLHAPGRSAGRGRLFAGGLLLGGATALRITGVVLVPLFSLLLIPSPWNTKRWIERCAAALLGFLAAVIPLVVGLNWIRFGDPISLFAWRSGGFTTPFLTGLAGLLVSPGESIFLYAPVTIAGAAALVLHRRRAPRLHLFCGAVVVALILLYAPWWFHAYTWGPRFLLPALPFLLLPLASPLVGRSRRWRRLIVVLVLITAFVQVPGLLFHLGGLPQMEAPLVRHGIHPPDRPLSRGEIWFHPLRNRLVAHWIVFGETVAGKPPTDSLDLWPLTLRNLFGIPLRITLPAQLFLLLAGTTGAAVLVRRASGWGKEENGDQGRGSV